CTTATAACACTCCAAAATATGGTAGGATTGAGTTCTCTTTgctgaacaaaataaaatgcatcaTCAATGATTTGGGCTCGATTGAGAACATGTATATTGgcatgatttttatataaatagtttgCAAGTTTTTTCCAGTTATCCTCATCATAATTGACGCGATAGTATCCTAtgacacaaaaataatattttttaaataaaattgtctgTATCAAATTTGTCAagaaatgtttgcaaatatcattattttcttctaaacattttctcaaataatttattcttctgaataaaatgtataataaattacattactgAAAGTTAGGCTTCCGAATGCTAATATTGCTATTTGGcccaattttttaacataaaaaatcagattaaaaaaacatcagattaaaaaaacgtaaaaagttgcatgtattatctctttctttaaCTCGGTATAGTGTCGCGAAGCTTCCTTCGCGAAGGtccgattaaaattattaagacaAAGTTTTTTGTGGAATTGATAACTCAGTCAAAGAAAATCGCATTACGATCAACAATCATTCGAACTAAaggaaatttttgttaaagaaatttcactacaaaatgcatttaacagaaatattcGACGATTTTTTACAAGCCAGATGTAATGTTGCAAAGtcacgttaaaaatttttattttaacgtatCAAGTCTTATCATAGTgtcgttttgtaaaaaaaaaagaaagaattagtAGAAGGCATTTGAAAGTGCTGAATTAGATCTCAATTTGAATTAAAGGTCCAAGAAGTATTACTTTCCTCTTAATGTAAAGCTCAGACAGGTGCTCGGAAAGATGTGAGTttatgatatatgtatgttataaTGTTTTACAGATATAAGGTCTAATGACTAAGTAAAGTTAAAGTGATTTAGTCACTTGTGCGCAAGGTCTTAGCgtgaaaattaatacttaatttGTCTGTTAAATTAGAGAAGTTCTGATATTCagtattcttatattttaagtgCCGCGAACTCCATTCAACGTTTATATATCATTCTATATCATTGtatcatttattatctatatcatttattgtaataaacttttatttctcgAACATTAAATGTGTGCTCTTTACTGCTAATAAAACGAtcaaaagaaggaaaaagttTGAATTGAAATACGTTAATTTTTCGCAAAGTTACATTACTTTTAAGATTGCTTTCTTTCAACGATTATTCTTGACCGCCTGATTGTTATGAGTAGTGTATAATTGtgacatatattaatatattattttcagttttGAATAGTATCaaccaaatataaattttcagataaaaaaaacatacatctGATTACCAAGCATGggataataaaacataaattatagaGAATAAAGACGGAAGAACAATATAGTACgtgtttaatatttaccaGTTTGTTGTAAATTGACTATAATCCAATCCTTATTGTCAATCGCAGGCAATACCAAATAATCCGGTGTAATTGGAGTCAGCCAGACGAATTCTTTGGCATTTAATGTCTCAAAGTTCATGATTGATTCCGTCGTATATGTCACATATATTGAAAATGGTTTATTGTCATGCGATGCACGATGATAATAAGTATACGAGATTATTGTTACGTTACTGATATAATTTCTTGCCACGTACAGTATGGGATAATGTGCTTCTGTTAACcaagtattgtaaaaatttattatatcgagTGTACTATTCGTTACATTTAGAGCCCTGTGCATAGCAGCCGAAAATGatgtgatattaaatataccaTCAGTATCTGTCGCATCTGTCAGATTATTCctgaaaaattaacattgcaaaaatctttattatcaattttagaattacattatttacttttaataataattccgcAATGCATTgtgtttaaaattctttacatGAAAAGTAACCAAAAGCAGCCGACAAATTTAAAACGGTTAAcagtttttatgtattaaaactGTTAATTTCTATGTTTCTTGATATAGAATTTGATAAGCATGTCATCTGTTTTATTGCTcccattttttatatcataatcattactattaaaagatataaatgatattactCACTGCATGTTTACATACGTGTTGATACCAAACCAAAATATCTTACGAGTCATTATATGATATAACATGCGCCATATAACTAATACTGTaacaattgaaattataaagtacttatttagtattttgtggtatatttatttttactttaataacgatatttatatattaattacaacaaaaaattcatttttgttgtattttgtcaaaaaatttaagaatatacgtatatttatcaacattttttaattatattatctcaattacatataatattttagttattgtTTTTTGAACTTACATTTTGAATAATGTGGCGGAAACCTAAGTGTATCAATTTCATGAATGTTTAATCTAAAAGAATACATATTAGAAAAAGTATGGAGCCGGAAAAGTTCCTGTTGTCTTTCCACGACAAATAAATCCATTGGGCGATATTCtggaaaaatctgaaaaaattgataggtgataaaataaatattttattgaaaaatatatttatagttgtAACACATATTCAACGTTGCTGATAAACTTTTTGACTGTTTTATTCAGTAGTTTGAAAAATGTActatatcgataaaaaatatttattcaaacaaCCTCATTCAAAATATACAGTTCAAAAAATGTAGCAAAACCATTTTTTGTCCATAAAAATGCATCGCCAAAACAAACAAATGCCATCTGACGAATTATTAAGTGTGCCACTTCTATTTTACGCCTACAAGGATGCAATTGTTCGTTGTAAGTAACATATTCTTTcctgaaaattgttttcatgtaataataattgatcaaCAATCTATTATAAACGTCAATCAGTTATAAACgttttttgtaattgtttttttttgtagaaaagaaTAGAGTTTGGAAGAGAAATCCTTTGATGAGTTTTctcaatattattcatataataaaaaagattttataacacTTGCGTTTATTTCTACAATGTAAAATGAATAGTTATTTTACATGCGTTTGTACTAAAaactaaattgaaatttaatttaatataaagaatgattacttcaaaattttttacttagaaaaaacataaagatatttttttgatgtGATGCAAGTaacattgtataaattttagatgtttcttaattaacgtattgacataaaaatatgtatatctatctgttttaaaaaattattagatttttaaatcttctttTATTTGGTCTGAATAATTCTTAATAACGGATATTACCTTTGAAGAATGAATTTCCGTGCTTCAAAGCTGCTGTATCTAATATccgaaaatacaatataattcatttctggtatttttatcgtaatttggtttttgaaaaaatacaaggCTCGTTCGGCAACAAACGTCGCAAATAGTAAATATTGTGTCATGTTATTTCTTGTGTTACACCAAAATGTGACGTTTGCATATGTAGAAATCGCAGTGAACGTGgatattataacttttaaatgaTGAATGGGTATAAAAGATGAATTTTTAAAGTGTGTCAATATCATGTCATTTTCATCCATTTCTAGTTTTTGTATTGGTGCATTTGATAGAGCAGTGTATTTTCTATGAAGCTTGATAGAAATTTTGAAGGTGGCTTTCAGTTTTGGCTCATCCCAACATGGGAATAATTGTCGAGCTATCATTATTTCATGCAtcgtattatcattattattatttcttgttgCAGTCAAcctatattttaacaatagatTATTcatttctcttaaaataaaattttgattataatttgatcGAGAATTGATTAAGAATAGACTGAAAAATGTCAGGTTTCGAAAAATTCAACTATTTATCACATTTCTACGTAAATTGTTCTAAATGTATCCATTGCAAACATATTTGTATCTCTCAAAATCGACAAATTGTGTGCGTAATGTTGTATACATTTAAgcaatattctaaaaaattttaaatcttttttgtaGTTGACAATTTTAGGCACGATGACGATGAATATAGTGAACATAGTTTGTGAAGAATAATAGCaactgttattttataatacagcAAGAtgctttcaacattttttacttACATTTCATCTTGgttttgaaataaagtttCAGAGAAGTCATTTGTGTTATCATTCAtatgatgtatatatgttatttttaaagtatatttcCCAGGTATTAAAAACTGTGGATACATTTTTGGCGATTTTACGTtagtaaaatcaataataagcACATGCGGTTTATTGATGATCGaatactttgaaatataaattcttctttcataaaaatggTCAATTAAAACAACATTAAGTATGGAAAAAATCCCTGAAGGTATAGTTAAATTTGTTGTTagacttttaataaaaatagtaatattgcAATCGCCCACTAAAATGTGTtcatcaaaatcaaatattaatttgacgTCATAATGCGGTACTATATTGTTTGGCAAATTATAAGTAATTGCAACGTTATCTTCGGCATTGATAGCAGCGAAAAAAGCTATTGTaacaattaacataaattcCACAAATATTGAAAGCTTTTGTCGTgtcattttaatttctatgtcACGTAACAGAAATTTctgcaagaaaaattattttattgaaaatagaacATTTTGTTAAACGTGtatagtattaatattatatacaaaaaaatttcattccaAATATAACTGTTTTAAGAAACCTTTAAATGcaactaaaattgttgaagaaattcgaaaaacatcaaaataatACGCTTTtgacgattatttttaaacagttgACGATAtccgtttaattaatttttattccaaaacaGTCATAAAATAAACCGTCAACTGTAATTCAGCTGAGAGCGCAAAATTAAacaacagaaaaattaaagaaaacattagttgattttgataactttgaaaaatgctTCTAAaagaagtatttaaaaatttttctatacttatattgagaaatatttcatgctttttttattaacttaccTAAGTATATTAAAGTTGTGCGTAGTttgtagaattaattatttatactaattacaattaatacaatacaCCGTTTCGAATGTAAACGCTTTAGATATATAAACTCATTCGCTATCTTACTGTTTCGAGAAATCACCGAACACTGAGAAAGGCATTGGCAGCTGATAGATATGGTAGTTAATATAACACATACATTATGTCATGTAAATAGTTGCTAGAAGGTCACTCGGTAGTAAACACTGCTAACCAACAGagaagcaaataaattttaatatttcaacggACAAATTTGTGCGTTAAATAAGGaaagcaaatttttaagttGCTTTTAACTACtgttatagaaaatataagaaatatgtgaaaaattatactttttaaataaataatttttagaattattgtatatcaaaataataaaatttattattttgtacaatgtcaatttatattgaattataatattacagatttaataaattataaatttttatatattactacGAACAAAATGGGGGATTTTTTAACACgtccaaaaataaattattaaactttattatgaCAGATTATACAatgttaaaagaataataaatataataaatctttaatgaataaagaaaaagccAAAAAGAAGGAATAACAAAcgcaacaaaaatttaaaatttactagagattataattaaatatattactaatatttatatacgtatataaatattaattaacattaaatattaaaaaaataaaatattagaaataattaaaacaaaaataaaacattttaaaattgagaagaaatttaatacaacaataaaagaaaattaaaaaatgattaataaatgaatgcATGTGAGTAACATGTAAAAAACTATTGTTTGAATTGAATCCTTCATGGATTCAATTGTTTATCTATTCCTTTATTTTACTCTATCGATGAGCCTGTAATTTTCGACTTTTTCATTGTGTTccttttttcgtttttctattttgtgtTCAACAGCATCAACTACTCGCTTTGTATTCATTGTCGGACTATTTTTAACGAATTCACTTATctaaaacagattatttaataatattaaaaatattaataaatatataataatttccttaattacaaaaaaaaaaaattttaaattgctatGTTAAGTGCATTTGGGTCAGATATATCACTTATGTATATCACAAAGTAAACATAAATAAGCTCAATAAAAGAGTCAAGTAATGATAACGTTATACgcatataagaaaatatacttttttgaaTTGTTCCGCTTCATGCTCGTGCGTTATGATAACAATTAATACGGCAATTTCGTCAACATGCCTACAAAAGCAAagtaatacattttacaaatataacaaatattcataaatattgaaatatattcataaaaaaaacgtaattacCTTTTTCCACTTAAGTCAAAGAATTGTGTattgttgaatataaaattgagtactacattatttcttgcatgttttgcaaaaataagaagaaaagtaTTAGCAATTATCGTTTTATTGTATGACGTCGGAAAAGTATCTTTgcttaatataaacaaatacgATCTAATAATGACAGTATTTGTAGAGCAAGTTAAGTAttctaacaatttattatcggATGATAAATTCCATTCATCCCAAACCATTCGCCAAATACTGATGTTTGCTGCCATTAAACCTTTACAGTATAACCATTCGTTCCGTTTTAAAAATCTGCATTAccagggaaaaaaaaatattctttataaatatttctttacaatgttttataatgtaatagtaaaataatttatttagcatAAAGCAATAATgccataaaatttatttatacaaataacaacTTACTTGTCCCCTCCAGAACTTACAAGATGTCTTTCTAATTGAGAGGTGACTGTTTTTTTACAGTCAGGAACATCGAGAACACATGCCCATTTTATCGCTTCTTCTCTTAAACATTTAGTAAAATCGTTATCACTATCTGTGTCATCGTATTCTATATTCAGCAGAAGTCCATGAaacatgtatttaattttgttctataaattgttaaataatagaaattttaaatttattattatttttttaaaagatgacataagtatatttacacatatacatattaatttgaactccttttatatgtatacagtgttttaatattatataatattcttgttTGTGGAAATTTACTATTACCATAATTTACCTTTACACTTATATCACCTTTAAATGCCCACATACACGCCATATATTCAACAGCTTTAATCATAGGATACCATACTCCATAGTCCGTATCTCTTAATAAAAAGCTTGTAACATCCCAAAACAAATCGAAATTGAGTTGTCTTATGATCATAAAATGAAAGGCGTCATCAACGATTTGAGCTCGATTATAAAGAGAAATGTGGGTATGatttacaaaatacaaataatgctTTAGTTTTTGCCAGTTATCCTCATCATAATTGACGCGATAGTACCCTAtgacacaaaaataatatttctattattaaagtatcctcaacaattttatgaaaaagtgcttgcaaatatcattatttccttttaaatactttctgaaataagttattttttaaataaaatatttacaaaattaatattaaattaatgaattaagaTTACTTGTGCGATATCATCATCTAAACATAAATGACAAACTacgtgtttaaaattttttacatgaaaagttgttaataaatatgcaaaagttAATCGTCTATTTATAATCGCCCGTTTTCTTGCCTGACCCCATATATCACtctacatttattgtaaaaagctTTCCTTTGCCGAACATTAAGTGTGTGTTTTTCATTGCCAATAAAACGactaaatgagaaaaaaggtttcaagtttgaaaataatttcttttaaattaatatacgacGATTTTTTACGAAGTTACAATGCTTAGaagattactttttttaaaacaagtcTTCTTGATCGCTTAATTGTTGCAAGACAGTGGATAATTGTggttacatatattaaaatatcaaataaacagAAAAGACATATTTCTAATGATTAAacatagaataataaaacgtcaattaaaaaatagagcaatagaataataaagttaCTGTTCAATATTTACCAATTTGTTGTAAATTGACTATAATCCAATCATTACTGTCAATGTCATGTAAATAACAGTACGGTTGTAATGGAAATAGCCAATAGTAATGTAATGactcaaaatataaaagtgattTTGATGTATATGTCACATAAACTGGATATTGCTTCATGccaaaaattaatgtaaattcatAATTACTATATGTGATTAATGtcatagaattattttgtgtCACGTACAGTGTAGGATAATATCCTTCCAGTGACCAATTATAGatcaaatcttttatattagatGTGTTATTCGATACATTTAGAGCACTTTCCAGAACGGTCCAAAATGACTCGCCAGATAAATTCATAGTATCTGTCGCGGTTGTTCGACTAtctctgaaaaattaatttcaaaaatcttttttatcaattacattatttactattaataataattctacaatgtgttgaataaaaatctttctgtAAAAGATAACTAAAAGTTGTTGATAAATTCAAAACGATTAACTTCTATGTTTTTGAATAGTAGAATTTGAAGCATGTCATGTATATTTTGTTgttcacattttttacatcattgacactattaaaacatataaaaaaattttactcacAGTGTGTTTACATATCTGTTGATAGCTGTCCAAAACACATCatcagatattatattatataacatgcGCCATATAACGGATGCTGCGacaattcaaattataaagtaataattaagtagtttctctttacttttaatatagtATTAATCACTATTGACATaatagcaattaatattttaaaatagtattaatttttactcttaatatacttataataaattttatgtacaagCAAGTTGTACTTGAATCGATTTGTagttaagtttttttatattctattacttacaaatttaagaatttacgtataataatgaataatttaaaattatatttcttttaattataaataatattttaattacattattttaataatgtttattgtaattaaatatgttaattaaatttacatattttaattacatttatttatttaaacttacattttatgtaatgaTGAGATGATCTATATGGATGAACTATAGAGTCATATGCGAAGTGtgatggataaaaaaaattattgagtcGTAAAGACTCCTGTAGTGTTTGGACGACAAATAAATTCATGTGATACAAGTAAGTCTGTAAAGTGACATGATCGAGTAAATATGTATAGGTAGTAGAGAAATGTATTTGAATTTTGGCAGCATGTATTTAGCGCTGCTAACAGCTGCTATTAACATTTGatcgttaatattaataagtctGAAAATGTTGTATACTAGTAAGAGTATAAAAAAACCTGATGCAAAGTATGTGCTGCAAGAAATGCA
The nucleotide sequence above comes from Linepithema humile isolate Giens D197 chromosome 4, Lhum_UNIL_v1.0, whole genome shotgun sequence. Encoded proteins:
- the LOC136996897 gene encoding aminopeptidase N-like, with product MTRQKLSIFVEFMLIVTIAFFAAINAEDNVAITYNLPNNIVPHYDVKLIFDFDEHILVGDCNITIFIKSLTTNLTIPSGIFSILNVVLIDHFYERRIYISKYSIINKPHVLIIDFTNVKSPKMYPQFLIPGKYTLKITYIHHMNDNTNDFSETLFQNQDEMLTATRNNNNDNTMHEIMIARQLFPCWDEPKLKATFKISIKLHRKYTALSNAPIQKLEMDENDMILTHFKNSSFIPIHHLKVIISTFTAISTYANVTFWCNTRNNMTQYLLFATFVAERALYFFKNQITIKIPEMNYIVFSDIRYSSFEARKFILQRKEYVTYNEQLHPCRRKIEVAHLIIRQMAFVCFGDAFLWTKNGFATFFELYILNEIFPEYRPMDLFVVERQQELFRLHTFSNMYSFRLNIHEIDTLRFPPHYSKLLVIWRMLYHIMTRKIFWFGINTYVNMQNNLTDATDTDGIFNITSFSAAMHRALNVTNSTLDIINFYNTWLTEAHYPILYVARNYISNVTIISYTYYHRASHDNKPFSIYVTYTTESIMNFETLNAKEFVWLTPITPDYLVLPAIDNKDWIIVNLQQTGYYRVNYDEDNWKKLANYLYKNHANIHVLNRAQIIDDAFYFVQQRELNPTIFWSVIRYLYNDTDYVAWYPMIKAIEYMTCVWALPDDIIHNINNIFRNLLLNLRYRDEINESELTKRLREEVMKWACALNAPECRIITTLQLKKHFESTSTYSVQDKLGQNWKERLYCKGLMSADMNTWVMVFQQWNTTFDNTILDYLTCSTNPDIIKFYLQLVKSDVFYLKVTNSKISVNIILLIIAKHARNDTVLDYIFNHLEFFDLSGKRHIDEIAILIVIITHEHDVEQFKKVINFVKNSLNKNLTDSIEQKIKKREREMDQKVNRFKFLNPDTF
- the LOC105671894 gene encoding aminopeptidase Ey isoform X3 — encoded protein: MEITMAFRQVLLNVELIFIVIIILSIAKFTKSDTKTNYNILNDTDIIPLNYNVKIKFDVYKNIIFGKCYTTIKVCRPTKNITIMGSETFAIVKINLFNNDTNQTIDISKYSFIDKTYIHLDFTQSSIDFLSPDKKDNKVSNKDIMIIRARQLFPCLNETVFKSTFNISIKHHKNYTILSILPISEKTDDSNNMLWTLFDKSLSMSVERLTFVMTTLNYDLNDFPRDANLKFWHRKKITDQLQYAKIYASKVLRYLTEKNEKKLPELNYIIIRDFQFNYGKIKGFILLREEDVVYNETLDHVVRKMEIANLIAHETISYWYDDVFLWAKDGFIAFLAAHTLHQTYLYHMNLFVVQTLQESLRLNNFFYPSHFAYDSIVHPYRSSHHYIKSSVIWRMLYNIISDDVFWTAINRYVNTLDSRTTATDTMNLSGESFWTVLESALNVSNNTSNIKDLIYNWSLEGYYPTLYVTQNNSMTLITYSNYEFTLIFGMKQYPVYVTYTSKSLLYFESLHYYWLFPLQPYCYLHDIDSNDWIIVNLQQIGYYRVNYDEDNWQKLKHYLYFVNHTHISLYNRAQIVDDAFHFMIIRQLNFDLFWDVTSFLLRDTDYGVWYPMIKAVEYMACMWAFKGDISVKNKIKYMFHGLLLNIEYDDTDSDNDFTKCLREEAIKWACVLDVPDCKKTVTSQLERHLVSSGGDKFLKRNEWLYCKGLMAANISIWRMVWDEWNLSSDNKLLEYLTCSTNTVIIRSYLFILSKDTFPTSYNKTIIANTFLLIFAKHARNNVVLNFIFNNTQFFDLSGKRHVDEIAVLIVIITHEHEAEQFKKISEFVKNSPTMNTKRVVDAVEHKIEKRKKEHNEKVENYRLIDRVK
- the LOC105671894 gene encoding aminopeptidase N isoform X2, whose translation is MEITMAFRQVLLNVELIFIVIIILSIAKFTKSDTKTNYNILNDTDIIPLNYNVKIKFDVYKNIIFGKCYTTIKVCRPTKNITIMGSETFAIVKINLFNNDTNQTIDISKYSFIDKTYIHLDFTQSSIDFLSPGTYILKIIYDRTILDDGDFFKSFYTDKKDNKVSNKDIMIIRARQLFPCLNETVFKSTFNISIKHHKNYTILSILPISEKTDDSNNMLWTLFDKSLSMSVERLTFVMTTLNYDLNDFPRDANLKFWHRKKITDQLQYAKIYASKVLRYLTEKNEKKLPELNYIIIRDFQFNYGKIKGFILLREEDVVYNETLDHVVRKMEIANLIAHETISYWYDDVFLWAKDGFIAFLAAHTLHQTYLYHMNLFVVQTLQESLRLNNFFYPSHFAYDSIVHPYRSSHHYIKSSVIWRMLYNIISDDVFWTAINRYVNTLDSRTTATDTMNLSGESFWTVLESALNVSNNTSNIKDLIYNWSLEGYYPTLYVTQNNSMTLITYSNYEFTLIFGMKQYPVYVTYTSKSLLYFESLHYYWLFPLQPYCYLHDIDSNDWIIVNLQQIGYYRVNYDEDNWQKLKHYLYFVNHTHISLYNRAQIVDDAFHFMIIRQLNFDLFWDVTSFLLRDTDYGVWYPMIKAVEYMACMWAFKGDISVKNKIKYMFHGLLLNIEYDDTDSDNDFTKCLREEAIKWACVLDVPDCKKTVTSQLERHLVSSGGDKFLKRNEWLYCKGLMAANISIWRMVWDEWNLSSDNKLLEYLTCSTNTVIIRSYLFILSKDTFPTSYNKTIIANTFLLIFAKHARNNVVLNFIFNNTQFFDLSGKRHVDEIAVLIVIITHEHEAEQFKKISEFVKNSPTMNTKRVVDAVEHKIEKRKKEHNEKVENYRLIDRVK